In a genomic window of Nocardiopsis mwathae:
- a CDS encoding GmrSD restriction endonuclease domain-containing protein: MTKLSTLLDHVDSGAMLLPEFQRGYVWNRDQVRGLMRSLYLDYPVGSLLVWESEVDPAAVRGTQNASGTRALLLDGQQRITSLYGVMRGRPPEFFEGDANAFTGLHFNVETLEFQFYMATKMREDPRWIDVSRLFAEGVRPMLEPLKGLDSGPDILLCMERLANLHSIQDRDFHEEKITGKDKTVEIVVDIFNRVNSGGTKLSKGDLALAKLCSEWPEARATMREHLARWEQAGFKFTLDWLLRCVTAVATGRAVFSALKDVSPDHFRESLESTVRYIGKFLDALAGRLGLDHDRVLMGRMGIPVVCRLLHLNGGDFDDAGHRDRVLYWYVHASLRGRFTGPIETVLAQDYAALQSDGVDGLIRILEDSRGGSLHIRPVDFAGSTMGSRFYPLLYLLTRIGEARDFGSGLPLHAELLGHLSGLQVHHIFPKALLKERYPRNKVNAIANFCFLTQDTNIKIGKKAPAAYFADVEQRHPGVLRSQWIPADSGLRDVEHYEEFLVQRTELLADAANRFLDELRKGGATTRRDLGRLDAVTDQESEQDARSAQLTELRGELASLGCATPELDVEICDPVNGRVLAVAEAFWADGLQVGQDDPVVLELDPDEADIAALEGLGYRVFTSVEAILDYARRRNAVAAGLTPGADAPMPRDGEEAAAAPEVRAAFDDALHSACDRAQYEAGYRAHFFRRMLHENGALATAKQLLAKPTISDGFVELWERGRLDLTVEAVVLSHPSYARLFTPAELDVARSRIEAHRARP, from the coding sequence ATGACGAAACTCTCCACCCTCCTGGACCATGTCGACAGCGGCGCGATGCTGCTGCCGGAGTTCCAGCGCGGCTATGTGTGGAACCGCGACCAGGTCAGGGGCCTGATGCGGTCCCTGTATCTCGACTACCCCGTCGGGTCCCTGCTGGTGTGGGAGTCCGAAGTCGATCCGGCCGCCGTCCGCGGTACGCAGAACGCCTCGGGGACGCGCGCCCTGCTGCTGGACGGCCAGCAGCGCATCACCTCCCTCTACGGCGTGATGCGGGGCCGGCCGCCCGAGTTCTTCGAGGGGGACGCCAACGCCTTCACCGGCCTCCACTTCAACGTGGAGACTCTGGAGTTCCAGTTCTACATGGCCACCAAGATGCGGGAGGACCCGCGCTGGATCGACGTCTCGCGGCTCTTCGCCGAGGGAGTGCGGCCCATGCTCGAACCCCTCAAGGGGCTGGACTCAGGGCCCGACATCCTGCTGTGCATGGAGCGCCTGGCCAACCTGCACTCCATCCAGGACCGCGACTTCCATGAGGAGAAGATCACCGGCAAGGACAAGACCGTCGAGATCGTCGTCGACATCTTCAACCGGGTCAACTCCGGCGGGACCAAGCTCTCCAAGGGCGACCTGGCCTTGGCCAAGCTCTGCTCCGAGTGGCCCGAGGCACGGGCCACCATGCGGGAGCACCTGGCCAGGTGGGAGCAGGCCGGGTTCAAGTTCACCCTCGACTGGCTGCTCCGCTGCGTCACCGCCGTCGCGACCGGCCGCGCGGTCTTCTCGGCGCTGAAGGACGTCAGCCCCGACCACTTCCGGGAGTCCCTGGAATCCACCGTCCGCTACATCGGGAAGTTCCTCGACGCCCTGGCCGGGCGCCTGGGACTGGACCATGACCGCGTGCTCATGGGCAGGATGGGGATCCCCGTCGTCTGCCGCCTGCTGCACCTCAACGGCGGCGACTTCGACGACGCCGGGCACCGCGACCGCGTCCTGTACTGGTATGTGCACGCCTCGCTCCGCGGGCGCTTCACCGGCCCGATCGAGACCGTCCTGGCGCAGGACTACGCCGCCCTCCAGTCCGACGGAGTCGACGGGCTCATCCGGATCCTGGAGGACTCCCGCGGCGGCTCCCTGCACATCCGGCCGGTCGACTTCGCCGGATCGACGATGGGCTCCCGCTTCTACCCGCTGCTGTACCTGCTGACGCGCATCGGCGAGGCGCGGGACTTCGGTTCGGGGCTGCCGCTCCACGCCGAACTCCTCGGCCACCTCAGCGGCCTCCAGGTCCACCACATCTTCCCCAAGGCCCTGCTGAAGGAGCGGTACCCGCGCAACAAGGTCAACGCGATCGCGAACTTCTGCTTCCTCACCCAGGACACCAACATCAAGATCGGGAAGAAGGCGCCTGCCGCCTACTTCGCCGACGTCGAGCAGCGCCACCCGGGCGTCCTGCGCTCCCAGTGGATCCCCGCCGACTCCGGACTGCGCGACGTCGAGCACTACGAGGAATTCCTCGTCCAGCGCACCGAGCTGCTCGCCGACGCCGCCAACCGCTTCCTGGACGAGCTGCGCAAGGGCGGCGCCACCACCCGCAGGGACCTGGGGCGGCTCGACGCGGTCACCGACCAGGAATCCGAGCAGGACGCCCGATCGGCCCAGCTGACAGAGCTGAGGGGCGAACTCGCCTCGCTGGGGTGCGCCACTCCCGAGCTCGACGTGGAGATCTGCGACCCCGTCAACGGCCGCGTTCTCGCCGTTGCCGAGGCCTTCTGGGCCGATGGCCTGCAGGTCGGCCAGGACGACCCGGTGGTGCTGGAACTCGACCCCGACGAGGCCGACATCGCCGCGCTGGAGGGGCTGGGGTACCGGGTCTTCACCTCGGTGGAGGCGATTCTCGACTACGCGCGGCGGCGCAACGCCGTCGCCGCGGGCCTCACCCCGGGGGCCGACGCACCGATGCCCCGCGACGGGGAGGAGGCGGCCGCTGCCCCCGAGGTGCGGGCCGCCTTCGACGACGCCCTCCACAGCGCCTGCGACCGCGCGCAGTACGAGGCCGGGTACCGGGCGCACTTCTTCCGGCGGATGCTCCACGAGAACGGAGCCCTGGCCACGGCCAAGCAGCTGCTGGCCAAGCCGACGATCTCCGACGGCTTCGTCGAGCTCTGGGAACGCGGCCGGCTCGACCTCACCGTCGAAGCCGTCGTCCTCAGCCACCCCTCCTATGCCCGGCTCTTCACCCCGGCCGAACTGGACGTCGCCCGCAGCCGGATCGAGGCGCACAGGGCACGGCCCTAG
- the drmD gene encoding DISARM system SNF2-like helicase DrmD, producing the protein MTMEATGIAGPEAETAVPETGQLVTVRNRRWVVSDVKPGSIASSDPYAATARAQHVVSLISIEDDAQDDRIDVLWQLEPGTAIHEVHELPDPGRGFDDPAELDAFLHAVRWGAIASADTSALQAPFRSGIEIEEYQLEPVVRALSMPRTNLLIADDVGLGKTIEAGLVMQELHLRHRARTMLIVCPAGLTTQWHDEMRDKFGLEFRIVDTSLVKRLRRERSLYANPWTHYPRLIVSIDWLKRERPRRLLREVLPASPRYPRTFDLLVVDEAHTCAPSGSGRYAVDSQRTLAIRELAPHCEHRLFLSATPHNGYPESFSALLELLDDQRFARGVAPTQEQLARAMVRRLKRDLPPRWDGSPRFPRRELGYLEVAYGDAERDAHELLTAYADSRRQQAGRRGRHAADFVTTLLKKRLFSSPKAFAETVDTHLATMTARDGDAEGGARRLPEEAVRPVLAPLAERLEATAEHEEDYREAEAEAFGVARRGAPPLTPEEQELLRRLRTWARDAQDRPDARFRAMRKWLDEVLFTGGRPGDDAQWGDQRVIVFTEYRDTQRWLHEQLNAAGYGGSDGRRIALLHGGQDPRERERVKSVFTDRPDLDDVRILIATDAASEGINLQRHCHRLLHWEIPWNPNRLEQRNGRVDRHGQYAERVEILHFVPRGWEGAESGSLEDELGFLRVAAEKVDRIREDLGSAGDVIATQVEQKMLGARSDWAETDVEIRARATNARLRIERDLAKELKRLSEELTGSRVRLDLRPETLERVVRTGLRLAHRKDLIEAEPPEGVTAPCFRLPELAGAWAGARNDGLMHPVTGAERVVTFDPNAVIGRNDVVLLHLKHRLVDLCLTLLRRELWSDGDRLTRVTARVVESDVLRTPAVVAHGRVVITGAEGSRLHEEVLVAGGRIEEGRFKRVPETEVEAWLGAATATPVPEPMRERLSAMWPNLAGAARGALQARATQRARTLEKGLAGRCDEEVAAIEAVLDELAESIRAALADTPTWRQDSLFEFTEGEKDQLRKDREALTERLEAIPDQKRDETAALRRRYADPEARWFPAAVTFLVPASLAKSGR; encoded by the coding sequence ATGACCATGGAGGCGACCGGGATCGCCGGACCCGAAGCGGAGACCGCCGTCCCCGAGACCGGCCAACTGGTCACGGTCCGCAACCGCCGGTGGGTGGTCTCCGACGTCAAGCCGGGATCGATCGCCTCCAGCGACCCGTACGCCGCCACCGCCCGCGCCCAGCACGTCGTCTCGCTCATCAGCATCGAGGACGACGCCCAGGACGACCGGATCGACGTGCTCTGGCAGCTCGAACCCGGCACCGCCATCCACGAGGTGCACGAGCTCCCCGACCCGGGCCGCGGCTTCGACGACCCCGCCGAGCTCGACGCGTTCCTGCACGCCGTCCGCTGGGGCGCCATCGCCTCCGCCGACACCTCCGCCCTCCAAGCCCCCTTCCGCTCGGGCATCGAGATCGAGGAGTACCAGCTCGAACCCGTGGTGCGCGCCCTGTCCATGCCGCGGACCAACCTCCTCATCGCCGACGACGTCGGCCTGGGAAAGACCATCGAGGCCGGGCTCGTGATGCAGGAACTCCACCTGCGCCACCGCGCCCGCACCATGCTGATCGTGTGCCCGGCCGGACTCACCACCCAGTGGCACGACGAGATGCGCGACAAGTTCGGGCTGGAGTTCCGCATCGTCGACACCTCCCTGGTGAAGCGGCTGCGCCGCGAACGCAGCCTGTACGCCAACCCGTGGACCCACTACCCGCGCCTCATCGTCAGCATCGACTGGCTCAAGCGCGAGCGGCCCCGCCGCCTGCTGCGCGAAGTCCTGCCCGCGAGCCCCCGCTACCCGCGCACCTTCGACCTGCTGGTGGTCGACGAGGCGCACACCTGCGCCCCCTCCGGCAGCGGCCGCTACGCCGTCGACTCCCAGCGCACCCTGGCCATCCGCGAACTCGCCCCGCACTGCGAGCACCGGCTCTTCCTTTCCGCCACCCCGCACAACGGGTACCCCGAGTCCTTCTCCGCGCTCCTCGAACTCCTCGACGACCAGCGGTTCGCCCGCGGTGTCGCCCCCACCCAGGAACAGCTCGCCCGGGCCATGGTCCGCCGCCTCAAGCGCGACCTGCCCCCGCGCTGGGACGGATCGCCGCGCTTCCCCCGACGGGAACTCGGCTACCTGGAGGTCGCCTACGGCGACGCCGAGCGCGACGCCCACGAACTCCTCACCGCCTACGCCGACAGCCGCCGCCAGCAGGCCGGGCGCCGGGGACGGCACGCCGCCGACTTCGTCACCACACTGCTGAAGAAGCGGCTGTTCTCCTCGCCGAAGGCCTTCGCCGAGACCGTCGACACCCACCTCGCCACCATGACCGCGCGCGATGGCGATGCCGAGGGCGGCGCGCGCCGGCTGCCGGAGGAGGCCGTCCGCCCCGTCCTCGCCCCGCTCGCCGAGCGGCTGGAGGCCACCGCGGAGCACGAAGAGGACTACCGGGAGGCCGAGGCCGAGGCCTTCGGCGTCGCCCGGCGCGGTGCGCCGCCGCTCACCCCGGAGGAGCAAGAGCTGCTGCGGCGGCTGCGCACCTGGGCACGCGACGCCCAGGACCGCCCCGACGCCCGGTTCCGGGCCATGCGCAAGTGGCTGGACGAGGTGCTGTTCACCGGCGGCCGACCCGGCGATGACGCGCAGTGGGGGGACCAGCGCGTCATCGTCTTCACCGAGTACCGCGACACCCAGCGGTGGCTGCACGAGCAGCTGAACGCCGCCGGCTACGGCGGGTCCGACGGCCGCCGCATCGCCCTGCTCCACGGCGGCCAGGACCCCAGGGAGCGCGAGCGCGTCAAGAGCGTGTTCACCGACCGCCCCGACCTCGACGACGTGCGCATCCTCATCGCCACCGACGCCGCCAGCGAGGGCATCAACCTGCAGCGCCACTGCCACCGGCTGCTGCACTGGGAGATCCCCTGGAACCCCAACCGGCTGGAGCAGCGCAACGGCCGCGTCGACCGGCACGGCCAGTACGCCGAGCGGGTCGAGATCCTGCACTTCGTCCCGCGGGGATGGGAGGGGGCCGAGTCGGGCAGCCTGGAGGACGAGCTCGGCTTCCTGCGGGTGGCGGCCGAGAAGGTCGACCGCATCCGCGAGGACCTGGGCAGCGCCGGAGACGTCATCGCCACTCAGGTCGAGCAGAAGATGCTGGGCGCCCGCTCGGACTGGGCCGAGACCGACGTCGAGATCCGCGCGCGGGCCACCAACGCGCGGCTGAGGATCGAACGGGACCTCGCCAAGGAGCTCAAGCGGCTCAGCGAGGAGCTGACCGGCAGCCGTGTCCGGCTCGACCTGCGGCCCGAGACCCTGGAGCGCGTCGTACGGACGGGGCTGCGGCTCGCCCACCGCAAGGACCTGATCGAGGCGGAGCCGCCCGAGGGCGTGACCGCCCCCTGCTTCCGGCTGCCGGAACTGGCCGGGGCGTGGGCCGGTGCCCGCAACGACGGCCTCATGCACCCGGTGACCGGCGCCGAGCGGGTCGTCACCTTCGACCCGAACGCGGTCATCGGGCGCAACGATGTGGTGCTGCTGCACCTCAAGCACCGCCTGGTCGACCTGTGCCTGACCCTGCTCCGCCGCGAGCTGTGGTCCGACGGTGACCGGCTCACCCGGGTGACGGCCCGTGTCGTGGAATCGGATGTGCTGCGCACCCCGGCGGTCGTCGCCCACGGCCGCGTGGTCATCACCGGCGCCGAGGGCAGCCGCCTGCACGAGGAGGTCCTCGTCGCCGGCGGCCGCATCGAGGAGGGGAGGTTCAAGCGGGTCCCGGAGACCGAGGTCGAGGCGTGGCTGGGCGCCGCCACCGCGACCCCCGTCCCCGAACCGATGCGCGAGCGCCTGTCCGCCATGTGGCCGAACCTGGCCGGCGCCGCCCGCGGCGCGTTGCAGGCCCGGGCCACGCAGCGCGCCAGGACCCTGGAGAAGGGTCTGGCCGGCCGCTGCGACGAGGAGGTCGCCGCCATCGAGGCCGTGCTCGACGAACTCGCCGAGAGTATCCGCGCCGCGTTGGCCGACACCCCCACGTGGCGCCAGGACAGCCTCTTCGAGTTCACCGAGGGGGAGAAGGACCAGCTGCGCAAAGACCGCGAAGCGCTCACCGAGCGCCTGGAGGCCATCCCCGACCAGAAACGCGACGAGACCGCCGCCCTGCGCCGCCGCTACGCCGACCCCGAGGCCCGGTGGTTCCCGGCCGCCGTGACGTTCCTCGTCCCGGCATCACTGGCCAAAAGCGGACGCTGA
- a CDS encoding nucleotide pyrophosphohydrolase: protein MTALQDLLADFAARRDWEPFHTPKNLAMALTGEAGELAAEFQWLTPEEAARVMDDPDKAHAVRMEMADVLSYLLRLADVLDVDLEAALKEKVAINERRFPADDAAAADGTDAADGTDTAGR, encoded by the coding sequence ATGACAGCGTTGCAGGACCTCCTGGCCGATTTCGCCGCCCGCCGCGACTGGGAACCGTTCCACACCCCGAAGAACCTCGCCATGGCCCTGACCGGCGAGGCGGGAGAACTCGCCGCCGAGTTCCAGTGGCTGACCCCCGAGGAGGCGGCCCGCGTCATGGACGACCCGGACAAGGCCCACGCCGTCCGGATGGAGATGGCCGACGTCCTGAGCTACCTGCTGCGCCTCGCCGACGTCCTCGACGTCGACCTCGAAGCGGCGCTGAAGGAGAAGGTCGCCATCAACGAGCGCAGGTTCCCGGCCGACGATGCGGCCGCCGCCGATGGCACGGATGCCGCCGATGGCACGGATACCGCCGGGCGGTAG
- a CDS encoding UvrD-helicase domain-containing protein, which produces MPQLAIAKDFLTRYARLEKRLQRAVDDALDKFADTYYAGGHLEKVTDARDSRARTLRITQGYRGVVLAPDAGDTYLLVTVLPHDDAYAYIRDKRFSVNQALGVLEVRDEGRLEVLATALAPAAEAVESRLFDHVPDKHLAQLGIDPQTRAIVRLLPDESHLDAISGMMPAAQHNALVALSSGMTVEEAWAEVSKDLVDPVGPEHIDPDDLATAIRRTPGEAVFVEGPESLREMLDHPFDVWRTFLHPRQRRIAYRPSYNGPTMVTGGAGTGKTVTAVHRVAHLARRYADGPPQILFTTFTTTLDAALRAQVELLIEDPAQLARVDVRNLDKVAYQVLRKERGRGPDFPKRRELERLWDEAGADAGCSGAFLLSEWEQVVLAQNLRTERAYLAARRRGRGSRLGAEQRKRVWQAILAATARMAAADQWTFVQASAEAADILERTGERPYRHVVVDEAQDLHPAKWRLARALAPEGADDLFIAGDPHQRIYDHRVSLGGVGIDVRGRSRKLTVSYRSTQEILSWAVGLLGAAPTTGMDDLEDDLDAYTSPLRGRRPTVRGHRDRASELAALADQVEVWLGQGVEPGSIGVAARTEEVARRVREELAGAGIATCGLTGGEGVRGGTMHSMKGLEFRCVAAVGVGADLVPLEARVTPAAEDAIAHGHDLQRERNLLFVACTRARDALHVSYAGEPSPFLPRS; this is translated from the coding sequence GTGCCTCAGCTCGCGATCGCCAAGGACTTCCTGACCCGGTACGCGAGGCTGGAGAAGCGGCTCCAGCGTGCGGTGGACGATGCCCTCGACAAGTTCGCCGACACCTACTACGCGGGCGGGCACCTGGAGAAGGTCACCGATGCCCGTGACTCGCGGGCGCGCACGCTGCGCATCACGCAGGGGTATCGCGGTGTGGTCCTCGCCCCCGATGCGGGCGACACCTACCTCCTGGTCACGGTCCTACCGCACGATGACGCCTACGCCTACATCCGCGACAAGCGGTTCTCGGTCAACCAGGCCCTGGGCGTGCTGGAGGTGCGCGACGAAGGCCGCCTGGAGGTGCTGGCCACGGCGCTGGCGCCCGCGGCCGAGGCCGTCGAGTCGCGGCTCTTCGACCACGTGCCCGACAAGCACCTGGCCCAGCTCGGGATCGACCCGCAGACGCGGGCGATCGTCCGCTTGCTGCCCGACGAGAGCCACCTCGACGCCATCTCGGGGATGATGCCGGCCGCCCAGCACAACGCCCTGGTCGCGCTGTCCTCCGGCATGACCGTGGAGGAGGCCTGGGCGGAGGTCAGCAAGGACCTCGTCGATCCGGTCGGCCCCGAGCACATCGACCCGGACGACCTCGCCACCGCGATCCGCCGCACCCCCGGCGAGGCCGTGTTCGTCGAAGGCCCGGAGAGCCTCCGCGAGATGCTGGACCATCCCTTCGACGTGTGGCGCACGTTCCTCCACCCGCGGCAGCGCAGGATCGCCTACCGCCCCTCCTACAACGGGCCGACCATGGTCACGGGCGGCGCCGGGACCGGAAAGACCGTCACCGCCGTGCACCGGGTCGCGCACCTCGCCCGCAGGTACGCGGACGGCCCGCCGCAGATCCTGTTCACGACCTTCACCACGACCCTCGACGCCGCGCTGCGCGCCCAGGTGGAGCTGCTGATCGAGGACCCGGCGCAGCTGGCGCGCGTCGACGTGCGCAACCTCGACAAGGTGGCCTACCAGGTGCTGCGCAAGGAGCGCGGCAGGGGACCGGACTTCCCGAAGCGGCGCGAGCTCGAACGGCTGTGGGACGAGGCCGGTGCCGATGCGGGCTGCTCGGGCGCGTTCCTCCTCTCCGAGTGGGAGCAGGTCGTGCTGGCCCAGAACCTGCGCACCGAGCGCGCCTACCTGGCCGCACGGCGGCGTGGGCGCGGCAGTCGGCTCGGCGCCGAGCAGCGCAAGCGCGTCTGGCAGGCGATCCTGGCGGCCACCGCGCGGATGGCGGCCGCCGACCAGTGGACGTTCGTCCAGGCGTCGGCGGAGGCCGCCGACATCCTCGAACGCACCGGTGAGCGCCCCTACCGGCACGTCGTCGTGGACGAGGCGCAGGACCTGCACCCGGCCAAGTGGCGGTTGGCGCGGGCGCTGGCACCCGAAGGCGCCGACGACCTGTTCATCGCGGGGGATCCGCACCAGCGCATCTACGACCACCGGGTCTCGCTCGGCGGGGTGGGCATCGACGTCCGCGGGCGCAGCCGGAAGCTGACGGTGAGCTACCGCAGCACCCAGGAGATCCTGTCGTGGGCCGTGGGGCTGCTGGGGGCGGCGCCGACCACGGGGATGGACGACCTTGAGGACGACCTGGACGCCTACACCTCGCCGCTGCGCGGGCGCAGGCCGACCGTGCGGGGCCACCGCGACCGGGCGTCCGAGCTCGCCGCCCTGGCCGACCAGGTCGAGGTGTGGCTCGGCCAGGGCGTGGAGCCCGGCTCCATCGGCGTCGCGGCACGAACGGAGGAGGTCGCCCGGCGGGTCCGCGAGGAGCTGGCGGGGGCGGGTATCGCGACCTGCGGGCTCACCGGGGGCGAGGGCGTACGGGGGGGCACCATGCACTCGATGAAGGGGCTGGAGTTCCGCTGTGTGGCGGCGGTGGGGGTCGGTGCGGACCTGGTGCCGCTGGAGGCCCGGGTCACACCCGCCGCCGAGGACGCCATCGCGCACGGGCACGACCTGCAGCGCGAGCGCAACCTCCTGTTCGTCGCCTGCACCCGCGCCCGCGACGCGCTCCATGTCTCCTATGCCGGGGAGCCGAGCCCGTTCCTTCCCCGGTCGTGA